From one Haloferax marinisediminis genomic stretch:
- a CDS encoding HIT family protein: protein MDQLFAPWRIEWVTRDGDQDADDDSCPFCALPERDDDAESNIVARSEHSFVLLNNYPYAPGHVMVIPYRHTGDFADLTDEELLDHARLKSLTLDALDAAFGPDGFNAGENLGGSAAGGSIDDHLHTHVVPRWSGDTNFMPVISDTKVLVQALDDSYEHLHEAFSDLDGSSTDGDDSAVIFDLD, encoded by the coding sequence ATGGACCAACTGTTCGCCCCGTGGCGCATCGAGTGGGTGACCCGAGACGGTGACCAGGATGCAGACGACGACTCCTGTCCCTTCTGTGCGCTTCCCGAACGCGACGACGACGCCGAGAGCAACATCGTCGCTCGCTCTGAACACTCGTTCGTCCTCCTCAACAACTACCCGTACGCACCGGGTCACGTGATGGTCATTCCGTACCGCCACACCGGCGACTTCGCGGACCTCACCGACGAGGAACTCCTCGACCACGCCCGGTTGAAGTCGCTCACACTCGACGCCCTCGACGCCGCGTTCGGCCCCGATGGCTTCAACGCCGGCGAGAACCTCGGCGGGTCGGCTGCGGGCGGGTCGATCGACGACCACCTCCACACCCACGTCGTCCCTCGGTGGAGCGGCGATACGAACTTCATGCCAGTCATCTCGGATACCAAAGTCCTCGTGCAAGCGCTGGACGACTCCTACGAGCATCTTCACGAGGCGTTCTCGGACCTCGATGGGTCCAGCACCGACGGCGACGACTCGGCGGTTATCTTCGATTTAGACTGA